Genomic DNA from uncultured Acetobacterium sp.:
TTTGACTTACGAATATAACTTAATGGAATAATCACATTTTCATTATTCTATTAAGTTATTCCGTGGGGTGATGTTAATGGGAATATTTTTCAAGAATATGTTGATGAAAAGAAGTCTCAATCATCGACATGTATCGGTGAGTGTTGTAGATATAATAAAAATGGCGTTTTATTTTCCGATTATCGAGAAGAATCAGGGTGCCATCATTGATATAATTTTTCACGGCATCCTCAAAAAAATAGCCAATACCAATGCCAGTGAGAATGAGTTCTTTTGCTAATTCATTGGTATCGCATTCGATAAAGGTTTTGACCCGTTTCATATCCAAATGACTGAGATGCTTCTTAATTTCCTGTAAAGTTCCGGAGCCTTTTGCTCTTAAAATAAAGTTTTGTTCTCTTATTTCCTGGGGGGTTTCAAGGAGAAAGTTATATTTTTCTTTCAGGCCAATCAAAACCATATTAGAAGTGGAAATCTCTAAGGTGTCAATATTGGGGATATCTTTTTCAATGCCAACAAAACCGAATTTATACAGACCCGTTCGTACTTTGTAATAAACATCCTGGCTCGTTGTTGTTTTAATGCTGTAAGTTATATTTTCATACAAAGCAGATCGTTCACGAATCAATTCCGGTAAAATATATTGGGACGGATAGTTGCTGGCAATCAAATCAATATGTCCGGTAGTATCGTCCAGTTCACCTTTGAAAAGTTGAATTAACTCATGATTTTCGGTCAGTATATTAACTGCGCAGATATAGAGTTTTTGCCCTTCGCGGGTTGGGATGATTTTATTATCATGTCTCTGAATCAAAACGACACCATAATACTCTTCGATGATTTTTAATTGCTTTGTAACAGCTGGCTGAGAAAGGTGTAGTTCTTCTGCCGCTCGGGAAATACTTTGATGCTTGATAATCTCAACGAAAGTATTTAGATAAGATATTCGCATAGGTTACTCCAATTTTGGGGCGTATTCGTTGGTGTGTTATTCAAGAGAAGAAGTAATTGTATTTATCAAAGTTAATGGAAAAGAGATAATTATAAGTCCCTTGAATAACAAAAAATAGACAAATTCAGTTGGTGGTGTATCATTAGTGGTATTCAGTAAATGCAAATCAGGGTAAGTGCTTGCATAAAAAAAGGTTATATGATATCATTTTAAAATTAATCAGCAAGGGAGTAGATGGGTGCTGGTGTGCCCTCTGGTCTTCAAAACCAGTAAGAGTAGTGAATAACTGCTTAGGTGGGTTCGATTCCCACATATTCCCGCCAAATTTGAGAAGTTATTAGCCATGAGATGCAATTTAATTGCATCTCATGGCTAATTTTGTTTGAAATCT
This window encodes:
- a CDS encoding LysR family transcriptional regulator; the protein is MRISYLNTFVEIIKHQSISRAAEELHLSQPAVTKQLKIIEEYYGVVLIQRHDNKIIPTREGQKLYICAVNILTENHELIQLFKGELDDTTGHIDLIASNYPSQYILPELIRERSALYENITYSIKTTTSQDVYYKVRTGLYKFGFVGIEKDIPNIDTLEISTSNMVLIGLKEKYNFLLETPQEIREQNFILRAKGSGTLQEIKKHLSHLDMKRVKTFIECDTNELAKELILTGIGIGYFFEDAVKNYINDGTLILLDNRKIKRHFYYIYNTHRYMSMIETSFHQHILEKYSH